One genomic region from Knoellia sp. p5-6-4 encodes:
- a CDS encoding phage holin family protein translates to MMSFLIKVGINGVALWVAAWIVDGIGFGEGQFGSKFATVVLVALLFGLINAVLKPIATFFSFPLIILTLGLFTVLVNAFMLQVTEWIADPLGLSFVIDEFWWDAIWGALIISVVSMVLDWVLPDGD, encoded by the coding sequence ATGATGTCCTTCCTCATCAAGGTCGGGATCAACGGTGTCGCCCTCTGGGTCGCTGCCTGGATCGTCGATGGCATCGGCTTCGGGGAAGGACAGTTCGGCTCCAAGTTCGCCACGGTCGTGCTCGTCGCGCTGTTGTTCGGGCTGATCAACGCGGTCCTCAAGCCCATCGCGACGTTCTTCTCGTTCCCGCTGATCATCCTGACGCTCGGGCTGTTCACCGTGCTGGTCAACGCCTTCATGCTGCAGGTCACCGAGTGGATCGCCGACCCGCTGGGCCTGAGCTTCGTCATCGACGAGTTCTGGTGGGACGCCATCTGGGGCGCGCTCATCATCAGCGTCGTCTCGATGGTGCTCGACTGGGTCCTTCCGGACGGCGACTGA
- a CDS encoding substrate-binding domain-containing protein — protein MGRHTAPRTRRHARPPRRLGTGASAALAAALTAAVAVPTTLLWLDPGEAATGPAGAAGCPQRPVVSVAVAQQIAPVVQAAAKRATAAGVCASYSVQAAAPAAVAAAIAAGDSPDAWVSDSSLWVEQLAATEPANPWRVAASVASSPIVLAMPTHLAAKVGSARPQWRTLLTGATPVRMADPEADATGRLALFTVRSALGSSEAARRISGASMIRLSRTAAGSESELFDAYAQEPESSPAFPASEQAVAGFNRKHPAATLAAVIPAEGTATLDYPWSTADGLAPGKRALTDRLLAEVRSEKGAADVAAAGFRAAGGSGSPRVAGIPSGPVKLVKAATPEERASALELWTAVRTDMRMLAVMDVSGSMKARAGDRSRIELARDAAVTALNTFPQSSQVGLWEFSTDRGGPGTDHRELVPIRTLTDRVAGGTHKDALSRELARLPRTLAGDTGLYDSLLAAYRSVKKGYEPGYVNSVVLLTDGVNEDAQGISLEQLLDALRSERDPERPVRVILVGLGDQTDARTLASIARTAGGASFVAEDPQDITTVFIQALMTRG, from the coding sequence ATGGGACGGCACACCGCGCCCAGGACTCGCCGCCACGCTCGGCCCCCACGACGTCTCGGCACCGGCGCCTCCGCCGCGCTCGCCGCCGCCCTGACCGCCGCAGTGGCGGTGCCCACCACCCTGCTCTGGCTCGACCCCGGCGAGGCCGCGACCGGCCCGGCAGGCGCGGCGGGCTGCCCGCAGCGGCCGGTCGTCTCCGTCGCCGTCGCGCAGCAGATCGCGCCCGTGGTGCAGGCCGCCGCCAAGCGGGCGACCGCAGCCGGGGTCTGTGCGAGCTACTCGGTGCAGGCCGCCGCCCCCGCGGCCGTCGCCGCCGCCATCGCGGCCGGTGACAGCCCCGACGCCTGGGTGTCCGACTCCTCCCTGTGGGTCGAGCAGCTCGCCGCCACCGAGCCGGCGAACCCGTGGCGGGTTGCCGCGTCCGTCGCCAGCAGCCCCATCGTGCTCGCCATGCCCACCCACCTCGCCGCCAAGGTCGGCTCCGCCCGCCCGCAGTGGCGCACCCTGCTCACCGGCGCGACCCCTGTGCGGATGGCCGACCCGGAGGCCGATGCCACCGGCCGCCTCGCACTCTTCACCGTGCGCTCCGCCCTCGGCAGCTCGGAGGCGGCCCGCAGGATCTCCGGCGCGAGCATGATCCGCCTCTCGCGCACCGCGGCGGGCTCCGAGTCCGAGCTCTTCGACGCCTACGCCCAGGAGCCGGAGAGCTCCCCTGCCTTCCCGGCGTCCGAGCAGGCCGTCGCCGGCTTCAACCGCAAGCACCCCGCGGCCACGCTGGCGGCGGTGATCCCCGCCGAGGGCACCGCGACACTCGACTACCCCTGGTCGACCGCAGACGGGCTGGCCCCGGGCAAGCGGGCCCTGACCGACCGGCTCCTCGCCGAGGTCCGCTCCGAGAAGGGCGCGGCCGACGTGGCCGCGGCCGGCTTCCGAGCGGCAGGCGGCTCCGGCTCACCGCGGGTGGCCGGCATCCCGAGCGGACCGGTGAAGCTCGTCAAGGCGGCGACGCCCGAGGAACGCGCCTCGGCCCTGGAGCTGTGGACCGCCGTCCGCACCGACATGCGCATGCTCGCGGTGATGGACGTGTCCGGGTCGATGAAGGCAAGGGCAGGCGACCGCAGCCGTATCGAGCTGGCGCGCGACGCCGCGGTCACCGCGCTCAACACCTTCCCGCAGAGCTCCCAGGTCGGGCTCTGGGAGTTCTCCACCGACCGGGGAGGGCCGGGCACGGACCACCGCGAGCTGGTGCCGATCCGCACCCTCACCGACCGGGTCGCGGGTGGCACCCACAAGGACGCCCTGAGTCGCGAGCTCGCGAGGCTGCCGCGCACCCTGGCGGGCGACACCGGCCTCTACGACTCGCTGCTGGCCGCCTACCGGTCGGTGAAGAAGGGCTACGAGCCCGGCTACGTGAACTCGGTCGTGCTGCTCACCGACGGGGTCAACGAGGACGCGCAGGGCATCTCGCTGGAGCAGCTCCTGGACGCGCTCCGCAGCGAGCGCGACCCCGAGCGGCCGGTGCGTGTGATCCTCGTGGGCCTCGGCGACCAGACCGACGCCAGGACCCTGGCGTCGATCGCTCGCACCGCCGGCGGAGCGAGCTTCGTCGCCGAGGACCCGCAGGACATCACGACGGTCTTCATCCAGGCCCTGATGACGCGCGGCTGA
- the paaI gene encoding hydroxyphenylacetyl-CoA thioesterase PaaI, translating to MTDLQHVERMWQDDEASRALGMDAVVIEVDHAEVRMTITDAMVNGHDIAHGGYIFTLADSAFALACNSRGQTTVAAGADITFIAAARRGDVLVAEARVRTAYGRNGITDVTVTREDDGAVIAEFRGRSRAVRA from the coding sequence ATGACCGACCTCCAGCACGTCGAACGCATGTGGCAGGACGACGAGGCTTCCCGGGCACTCGGCATGGACGCCGTCGTGATCGAGGTCGACCACGCCGAGGTGCGCATGACCATCACCGACGCCATGGTCAACGGGCACGACATCGCCCACGGCGGCTACATCTTCACCCTGGCGGACTCGGCGTTCGCGCTGGCCTGCAACAGCCGCGGCCAGACCACGGTCGCTGCGGGGGCGGACATCACCTTCATCGCCGCGGCGAGGCGCGGCGACGTCCTCGTGGCCGAGGCGCGGGTGCGCACGGCATACGGCCGCAACGGCATCACCGACGTGACCGTCACCCGGGAGGACGACGGTGCGGTGATCGCCGAGTTCCGCGGTCGGTCGCGCGCCGTGCGGGCGTAG
- the galE gene encoding UDP-glucose 4-epimerase GalE, which produces MRVLVTGGAGYIGSHTVVQLVAAGHEVVVVDSFANSKPTVVGRLEALTGRHLEVHAFDLTDRDKTEALFADRKIDAVIHFAGLKAVGESVEVPLEYYQNNLDSTFALVRAMKRHGVHKLVFSSSATVYGENAPVPMREDFPTSATNPYGWTKVMIEQVLRDVARTDEQWRIALLRYFNPVGAHASGTIGEDPQGIPNNLMPFIAQVAVGKLDRLRVFGGDYDTPDGTALRDYIHVEDLAAGHLAALNRLAATDRTVSTWNLGTGQPSSVLEVLHAFERACGHELAYEVVERRAGDIAASYADPSLAEAELGWRATRTIDDMCADQWNWQRNNPLGYPD; this is translated from the coding sequence ATGCGAGTTCTCGTCACCGGCGGAGCCGGCTACATCGGTTCCCACACGGTCGTCCAGCTCGTGGCGGCCGGCCACGAGGTCGTCGTCGTCGACAGCTTCGCCAACTCCAAGCCGACCGTCGTCGGCCGGTTGGAGGCGCTGACAGGGCGGCACCTCGAGGTGCACGCCTTCGACCTGACCGACCGCGACAAGACCGAGGCGCTGTTCGCCGACCGCAAGATCGACGCGGTCATCCACTTCGCCGGCCTCAAGGCCGTGGGCGAGAGCGTCGAGGTGCCGCTGGAGTACTACCAGAACAACCTCGACTCCACCTTCGCGCTGGTGCGGGCGATGAAGCGGCACGGCGTGCACAAGCTGGTGTTCTCGTCCTCGGCCACCGTGTACGGCGAGAACGCGCCGGTGCCGATGCGCGAGGACTTCCCCACGTCGGCGACCAACCCCTACGGCTGGACCAAGGTGATGATCGAGCAGGTGCTGCGCGACGTGGCGCGCACCGACGAGCAGTGGCGCATCGCCCTGCTGCGCTACTTCAACCCCGTGGGTGCGCACGCCTCGGGCACCATCGGCGAGGACCCGCAGGGCATCCCCAACAACCTCATGCCGTTCATCGCCCAGGTCGCCGTGGGCAAGCTCGACAGGCTGCGGGTCTTCGGCGGCGACTACGACACCCCCGACGGCACGGCGCTGCGCGACTACATCCACGTGGAGGACCTCGCCGCGGGCCACCTGGCGGCCCTGAACCGGCTCGCAGCCACCGACCGGACGGTGTCGACCTGGAACCTCGGCACGGGACAGCCGAGCAGCGTGCTGGAGGTGCTCCACGCGTTCGAGCGGGCCTGCGGGCACGAGCTTGCCTACGAGGTCGTGGAGCGCCGGGCCGGCGACATCGCCGCGTCGTACGCCGACCCCTCCCTGGCCGAGGCGGAGCTCGGCTGGCGGGCGACCCGGACCATCGACGACATGTGCGCCGACCAGTGGAACTGGCAGCGCAACAACCCGCTCGGGTACCCGGACTGA
- the paaN gene encoding phenylacetic acid degradation protein PaaN, producing the protein MTTATTPATHPLVERHSAELDEAAAALAARTYFSRYPESPSPRVYGEGAAEQGKAAYEAHLGKPFAALADQPTDGTTVGDEVSPYGPALGVAYPHLDVDAAVAAAEAALPAWRDAGARVRAAVCLEIVDAINKRSFEMANAVMHTTGQPFVMAFQAAGPHAQDRALESIVAGMVEQERVPASVEWVKPGRAKDGSDASIRMRKDYRVVPRGIALVIGCNTFPTWNGYPGLFASLVTGNPVIVKPHPRAVLPLAISVEAARTVLRDAGFDPALVQLAAEADGEGLAKVLAERDEVKVIDYTGGPGFGTWLEENGAARGQLVYTEKAGVNTVVVDSTDNLRGVLGNLAFSLTLYSGQMCTTPQNVYVPRDGIDTDEGHLSFEEFGQRLGSAIGRLTGDDAKAVELLGATVNEGVRANASGIADLAEEAGGTVVLDSREVSHPAYPDAVVRAPGLVAIDASREDVYTRECFGPVTFLIGTASTEQSLAQFRDTVREHGAMTAAVYSTSEEVLEHAREAAADAGVALSENLTGQVFVNQTAAFSDYHGTGANPAANAAYVDAAFVASRFRVVTARRHV; encoded by the coding sequence ATGACGACGGCAACGACGCCCGCCACCCACCCGCTCGTCGAGCGGCACAGCGCCGAGCTCGACGAGGCGGCAGCAGCGCTGGCCGCCCGCACCTACTTCTCGCGCTACCCGGAGTCCCCGTCGCCCCGGGTCTACGGCGAGGGGGCCGCCGAGCAGGGGAAGGCCGCCTACGAGGCCCACCTCGGCAAGCCGTTCGCGGCGCTGGCCGACCAGCCCACCGACGGCACCACGGTCGGCGACGAGGTGTCGCCCTACGGCCCGGCCCTCGGCGTCGCCTACCCGCACCTCGACGTCGACGCGGCCGTCGCCGCCGCCGAGGCAGCCCTCCCCGCCTGGCGCGACGCAGGGGCGAGGGTCCGCGCGGCCGTCTGCCTCGAGATCGTCGACGCCATCAACAAGCGGTCGTTCGAGATGGCCAACGCCGTGATGCACACGACCGGCCAGCCGTTCGTGATGGCCTTCCAGGCGGCCGGGCCGCACGCCCAGGACCGGGCGCTGGAGTCCATCGTCGCCGGGATGGTCGAGCAGGAGCGCGTGCCCGCCTCCGTCGAGTGGGTCAAGCCCGGCCGGGCCAAGGACGGCAGCGACGCCTCGATCCGGATGCGGAAGGACTACCGGGTGGTGCCGCGCGGCATCGCCCTGGTGATCGGCTGCAACACGTTCCCCACCTGGAACGGCTACCCCGGCCTCTTCGCCTCGCTCGTCACCGGCAACCCGGTGATCGTCAAGCCGCACCCGCGCGCCGTGCTGCCGCTGGCGATCTCGGTCGAGGCCGCCCGCACCGTGCTGCGTGACGCCGGTTTCGACCCCGCCCTCGTCCAGCTGGCCGCCGAGGCCGACGGCGAGGGCCTGGCCAAGGTCCTGGCCGAGCGCGACGAGGTCAAGGTCATCGACTACACGGGTGGGCCCGGGTTCGGCACCTGGCTCGAGGAGAACGGCGCCGCCCGCGGCCAGCTGGTCTACACCGAGAAGGCCGGCGTCAACACGGTCGTCGTCGACTCGACCGACAACCTGCGCGGCGTGCTCGGCAACCTCGCCTTCTCGCTGACGCTCTACTCCGGTCAGATGTGCACCACCCCGCAGAACGTCTACGTCCCCCGCGACGGCATCGACACCGACGAGGGCCACCTGTCCTTCGAGGAGTTCGGCCAGCGGCTCGGCTCCGCGATCGGCAGGCTCACCGGCGACGACGCCAAGGCCGTCGAGCTGCTCGGTGCCACCGTCAACGAGGGGGTGCGCGCCAACGCCAGTGGCATCGCAGACCTCGCCGAGGAGGCGGGCGGCACGGTGGTGCTGGACTCCCGCGAGGTGAGCCACCCGGCATACCCGGACGCGGTCGTCCGCGCCCCTGGGCTCGTCGCCATCGACGCCAGCCGTGAGGACGTCTACACCCGCGAGTGCTTCGGGCCGGTCACGTTCCTCATCGGCACGGCGTCGACGGAGCAGTCGCTGGCGCAGTTCCGCGACACCGTCCGCGAGCACGGCGCCATGACGGCCGCGGTCTACTCGACCTCCGAGGAGGTCCTGGAGCACGCTCGCGAGGCGGCCGCCGACGCAGGCGTGGCGCTCTCCGAGAACCTCACCGGGCAGGTCTTCGTCAACCAGACGGCCGCGTTCTCCGACTACCACGGCACCGGCGCCAACCCGGCGGCCAACGCGGCCTACGTCGACGCTGCCTTCGTGGCGAGCCGGTTCCGGGTGGTGACGGCCCGTCGCCACGTCTGA
- a CDS encoding S8 family serine peptidase, with protein MTVRRTPRRGLTTVAGIAAAGLVAAATAQTAAAEPGGQSGIDRAPQAQSEKGKLKKPQPKDKLGQHDRELLARAIDDGAKRVTVILATEKGSTASVVKSIKAAGGWISLSSDRLGYVSASVPTGKVDSLATSAAILAVDLNESIPLPKPEADSAGTASTAAVAGPGAGTADDNPFMPTRDTGSVAFKDAHSAWDGRGVTIGVIDSGVDLDHPALQKTTTGERKIVDWVTGTHPLLESDGSWRAMLTSVSGPTFTYAGATWTAPHGSYKVNRLSESISASSDAAGDFNRDGDKTDTWGVLYDETTHDIWVDANQDRVFSENEKMRPYKEKFDVGHLGTDNPDTAIAESMPFVVEYREDVDLKPAGINGTADFVNIGLVESAHGTHVAGIAAGHSLFGGEMDGQAPGAKIVSTRACSWGGGCTAVALTDGMVDLVVNRGVDVVNMSIGGLPALNDGNNARARLYDRLINDEGVQLVISAGNSGPGINTIGDPSVATDVVSVASSITKETWLSNYGAEVTSPLTLHNYSSRGPREDGGFKPNVMAPGSAISSIPTWQPGGPVPEAGYSLPPGYAMFNGTSMASPQTAGGVALLLSAAKASGLEVTPRQLRDSLYTSADFVDGVEAIGQGAGQVDVPGAWELLKASPASQDYSVAAPVCTPISDFLATPDQGTGVYNRCDAANGGQVAGESKTYVVKVTRTSGADGRVAHNLRLVGNDGTFSLPAKSRPMPRGGTVDVPVKALTSTPGAHSAILEIDDPATAVVDHRVLLTVVLAKDLLAPSFAQTQSGTVERNLTKKMFVSVPEGAKALQVNLSGVGAGSQVRWIAYNPYGVPVESTSSLACFTNFSAASCNSTSRAYANPLPGIWELQVEARRTSPQLVNSFALQAAAQGVTVDPASQTVASATAGQPAPVSWTVTNDFGAVSVTPKGGSLGSAVSERRTIANHEVRDFTVTVPAGAERLTATIGSPSDPGADLDLFVLNAAGTRVGQSADGDSEESVTLVNPAAGTYTIRVDGYSVPAGTTEYSYLDVFFSSALGSLTVPATSVALAPGASTPVSGEITANTAPAAGRQLFGEMRVVSSENAVLGTGSVVVGSVTP; from the coding sequence GTGACCGTTCGACGCACCCCGCGACGCGGCCTCACGACGGTTGCCGGGATCGCCGCGGCCGGCCTGGTCGCAGCAGCCACCGCCCAGACGGCGGCGGCTGAACCCGGAGGACAGTCAGGCATCGACAGGGCGCCCCAGGCGCAGTCGGAGAAGGGCAAGCTCAAGAAACCGCAGCCCAAGGACAAGCTGGGCCAGCACGACCGCGAGCTCCTCGCCCGCGCCATCGACGACGGGGCCAAGCGGGTCACCGTGATCCTCGCGACGGAGAAGGGCTCCACGGCCTCTGTCGTGAAGAGCATCAAGGCCGCCGGCGGATGGATCTCGCTGTCCAGCGACCGGCTCGGTTACGTCAGCGCCAGTGTGCCGACCGGCAAGGTCGACAGCCTCGCCACGTCCGCCGCCATCCTCGCCGTCGACCTCAACGAGTCGATCCCGCTGCCGAAGCCCGAGGCTGACAGCGCCGGCACCGCGTCGACCGCAGCCGTCGCCGGCCCGGGAGCGGGTACGGCCGACGACAACCCCTTCATGCCCACCCGTGACACCGGTTCGGTGGCGTTCAAGGACGCCCACAGCGCCTGGGACGGCCGCGGCGTGACCATCGGCGTCATCGACTCGGGTGTCGACCTCGACCACCCGGCCCTGCAGAAGACCACCACCGGCGAGCGCAAGATCGTCGACTGGGTCACCGGCACCCACCCGTTGCTCGAGAGTGACGGGTCGTGGCGCGCCATGCTGACCTCGGTGAGCGGCCCGACCTTCACATACGCGGGCGCGACCTGGACGGCCCCCCACGGCTCCTACAAGGTCAACCGCCTCTCCGAGAGCATCTCGGCCAGCAGCGACGCGGCCGGTGACTTCAACCGCGACGGCGACAAGACCGACACGTGGGGCGTGCTCTACGACGAGACGACCCACGACATCTGGGTCGACGCCAACCAGGACCGCGTCTTCTCCGAGAACGAGAAGATGCGGCCCTACAAGGAGAAGTTCGACGTCGGGCACCTCGGCACCGACAACCCGGACACCGCCATCGCAGAGTCGATGCCGTTCGTCGTCGAGTACCGCGAGGACGTCGACCTCAAGCCTGCCGGCATCAACGGCACGGCCGACTTCGTCAACATCGGTCTGGTCGAGTCCGCCCACGGCACGCACGTCGCGGGCATCGCGGCCGGCCACAGCCTGTTCGGCGGCGAGATGGACGGCCAGGCGCCCGGCGCGAAGATCGTCTCCACCCGGGCCTGCTCGTGGGGTGGCGGCTGCACGGCCGTGGCCCTCACCGACGGCATGGTCGACCTCGTGGTCAACCGCGGCGTCGACGTGGTCAACATGTCGATCGGCGGCCTGCCCGCCCTGAACGACGGCAACAACGCCCGGGCACGCCTCTACGACCGCCTCATCAACGACGAGGGCGTCCAGCTCGTCATCTCGGCGGGCAACAGCGGCCCCGGCATCAACACGATCGGCGACCCGTCCGTCGCCACCGACGTCGTGAGCGTGGCCTCCTCCATCACGAAGGAGACCTGGCTGTCGAACTACGGCGCGGAGGTCACCTCCCCGCTGACGCTGCACAACTACTCCTCGCGCGGCCCGCGCGAGGACGGCGGCTTCAAGCCCAACGTGATGGCGCCCGGGTCGGCGATCTCCTCGATCCCCACCTGGCAGCCGGGTGGTCCGGTCCCCGAGGCCGGCTACTCGCTCCCGCCGGGGTACGCCATGTTCAACGGCACCTCGATGGCCTCGCCCCAGACCGCGGGCGGCGTGGCCCTCCTGCTGTCGGCGGCCAAGGCCAGCGGGCTGGAGGTCACCCCGCGCCAGCTGCGCGACTCGCTCTACACCTCGGCGGACTTCGTCGACGGTGTCGAGGCCATCGGCCAGGGGGCTGGCCAGGTCGACGTCCCCGGCGCCTGGGAGCTCCTCAAGGCCTCCCCGGCGTCACAGGACTACAGCGTGGCGGCCCCGGTCTGTACGCCCATCTCGGACTTCCTGGCCACTCCGGACCAGGGCACGGGTGTCTACAACCGCTGTGACGCGGCGAACGGTGGCCAGGTCGCCGGTGAGTCCAAGACCTACGTCGTGAAGGTGACCAGGACGTCGGGCGCGGATGGCCGGGTGGCGCACAACCTGCGCCTCGTCGGCAACGACGGCACCTTCTCGCTGCCCGCCAAGAGCCGGCCGATGCCGCGCGGTGGCACGGTGGACGTCCCTGTCAAGGCCCTCACCAGCACGCCGGGTGCCCACTCCGCGATCCTGGAGATCGACGACCCGGCCACCGCTGTCGTCGACCACCGGGTGCTGCTCACGGTGGTGCTGGCCAAGGACCTTCTCGCCCCGTCGTTCGCCCAGACCCAGTCGGGCACGGTCGAGCGCAACCTCACGAAGAAGATGTTCGTGTCGGTTCCCGAGGGCGCCAAGGCGCTCCAGGTGAACCTCAGCGGGGTCGGCGCGGGCAGCCAGGTCCGGTGGATCGCCTACAACCCCTACGGCGTCCCGGTGGAGTCGACCTCGTCGCTGGCCTGCTTCACCAACTTCAGCGCTGCGTCCTGCAACAGCACCTCACGCGCATACGCCAACCCGCTGCCGGGCATCTGGGAGCTCCAGGTCGAGGCGCGCCGGACGTCGCCGCAGCTGGTCAACTCCTTCGCCCTCCAGGCGGCGGCCCAGGGCGTGACCGTGGACCCGGCGAGCCAGACGGTGGCCTCGGCGACCGCCGGACAGCCGGCCCCCGTGTCGTGGACGGTGACCAACGACTTCGGCGCCGTGAGCGTGACGCCGAAGGGCGGCTCGCTGGGCAGCGCGGTGTCCGAGCGCAGGACGATCGCCAACCACGAGGTGCGGGACTTCACCGTCACCGTTCCCGCGGGTGCCGAGCGCCTGACGGCGACGATCGGCTCGCCCTCCGACCCGGGTGCCGACCTCGACCTGTTCGTCCTGAACGCTGCGGGCACGCGGGTCGGGCAGTCGGCCGACGGCGACTCCGAGGAGTCGGTGACCCTGGTCAACCCGGCAGCAGGCACCTACACCATCCGGGTGGACGGGTACTCCGTCCCGGCGGGCACCACGGAGTACTCCTACCTCGACGTGTTCTTCTCCTCGGCGCTCGGCTCGCTCACGGTCCCCGCGACCTCGGTCGCGCTGGCGCCGGGCGCCTCGACGCCCGTCAGTGGGGAGATCACGGCGAACACGGCTCCGGCAGCCGGGCGGCAGCTCTTCGGCGAGATGCGTGTCGTCTCGTCGGAGAACGCCGTGCTCGGCACCGGCTCGGTGGTGGTCGGCTCGGTCACGCCGTAG
- the hisC gene encoding histidinol-phosphate transaminase has translation MTEHSDVRLRSALTQVPAYVPGKPAAPREGVTAYKVSSNENPYPPLPSVLKVVQEAATQINRYPDMAVTELSNALADHLGVPVEHIATGTGSVGVLGQIIQATCDPGDEVVFAWRSFEAYPIVTALAGASAVKVGLDEHCRHRLDAMLAAVTERTKVVLVCTPNNPTGPIVHHDELERFLDAVPSRVLVVIDEAYLEFVQDPQAPDALALYRDRPNVVVLRTFSKAYGLAGLRVGYAVAHEPIAGALRKTAVPFGVNSLAQAAAVASLGAFDELKERVDAIVAERTRVVEALRMQGWFIPETQANFVWFPLGERSTAFTQAAQEAGLTLRQYGDDGVRATIGEREANDGLIRVAGEFLEAVST, from the coding sequence ATGACCGAGCACAGCGACGTCCGCCTGCGCAGCGCCCTCACCCAGGTGCCTGCCTACGTCCCCGGCAAGCCGGCGGCACCCCGCGAGGGCGTCACCGCCTACAAGGTCTCGTCCAACGAGAACCCCTACCCGCCGCTGCCGAGTGTGCTCAAGGTGGTCCAGGAGGCCGCCACCCAGATCAACCGCTACCCCGACATGGCCGTCACCGAGCTGTCCAACGCGCTCGCCGACCACCTCGGTGTGCCGGTCGAGCACATCGCCACGGGCACGGGCAGCGTCGGCGTGCTCGGCCAGATCATACAGGCCACCTGCGACCCGGGCGACGAGGTCGTCTTCGCCTGGCGTTCGTTCGAGGCCTACCCCATCGTCACCGCGCTCGCAGGGGCCTCGGCCGTCAAGGTCGGCCTCGACGAGCACTGCCGCCACCGGCTCGACGCGATGCTCGCCGCGGTCACCGAGCGCACCAAGGTCGTGCTCGTCTGCACGCCCAACAACCCGACCGGGCCGATCGTCCACCACGACGAGCTCGAGCGGTTCCTCGACGCCGTGCCGTCCCGGGTGCTCGTGGTCATCGACGAGGCCTACCTCGAGTTCGTCCAGGACCCGCAGGCGCCCGATGCCCTCGCTCTCTACCGCGACCGGCCCAACGTCGTGGTGCTGCGCACCTTCTCCAAGGCCTACGGACTGGCCGGCCTGCGGGTGGGGTATGCCGTGGCGCACGAGCCCATCGCCGGTGCACTCCGCAAGACGGCGGTGCCGTTCGGGGTCAACTCCTTGGCGCAGGCCGCAGCGGTCGCGTCGCTGGGCGCGTTCGACGAGCTCAAGGAGCGGGTCGACGCCATCGTCGCCGAGCGCACCCGGGTGGTGGAGGCGCTGCGCATGCAGGGCTGGTTCATCCCCGAGACACAGGCCAACTTCGTCTGGTTCCCCCTCGGCGAGCGCAGCACGGCCTTCACCCAGGCGGCCCAGGAGGCCGGCCTCACGCTGCGCCAGTACGGCGACGACGGGGTGCGCGCCACGATCGGCGAGCGCGAGGCCAACGACGGGCTCATCCGTGTGGCCGGCGAGTTCCTCGAGGCCGTCAGCACCTGA
- a CDS encoding 3-hydroxyacyl-CoA dehydrogenase NAD-binding domain-containing protein, with protein sequence MTPPSEAAPPHPAHQPVSVVGAGAMGAGIAQVAASAGHPVTLVDAVSGVVEKAVAGIIASLQRQEAKGRISSAQLEETVERITPVDSVSQLPASTLVIEAVREDLETKRALFAQLAERQRPDTVLASNTSSLDIGAIAEGLPEPGRVIGLHFFNPPPAMRLVEVVRGRESAASVVETAADLMRAWGKTPVVCASTPGFIVNRVARPYYGEAQRMLMDGVADAATLDAAVRSAGFRMGPLELTDLIGQDVNLAVGTSVWEQTGRDPRYAPTALQQDLVAAGHLGRKTGRGVYTYGSDGRPLEPAADQARVAELLAGPVETNPVARTLAMLVNEAVDLVHRGEASPEDVDTAMTLGTNYPRGPIAWGREIGYAVVADQLATLDRAFPGGRYRPSPALAGGGAR encoded by the coding sequence ATGACACCGCCGTCGGAGGCAGCTCCCCCACACCCTGCCCACCAACCCGTCTCGGTCGTCGGCGCAGGGGCCATGGGCGCCGGCATCGCGCAGGTGGCCGCATCGGCAGGCCACCCCGTCACCCTCGTCGACGCCGTCAGCGGCGTGGTCGAGAAGGCCGTGGCCGGCATCATCGCCAGCCTCCAGCGCCAGGAGGCCAAGGGCCGGATCAGCTCCGCCCAGCTCGAGGAGACCGTCGAGCGCATCACCCCCGTCGACTCGGTGTCGCAGCTGCCCGCCAGCACCCTCGTGATCGAGGCCGTCCGCGAGGACCTCGAGACCAAGCGCGCCCTGTTCGCGCAGCTCGCCGAGCGCCAGCGGCCCGACACCGTGCTGGCCAGCAACACCTCCAGCCTCGACATCGGCGCCATCGCCGAGGGCCTTCCCGAGCCCGGCCGGGTGATCGGCCTGCACTTCTTCAACCCGCCGCCGGCGATGCGACTCGTCGAGGTGGTGCGCGGCCGGGAGTCGGCCGCCTCGGTCGTCGAGACGGCGGCCGACCTCATGCGGGCCTGGGGCAAGACGCCGGTGGTATGCGCCTCCACGCCGGGCTTCATCGTCAACCGGGTGGCCCGGCCGTACTACGGCGAGGCGCAGCGCATGCTCATGGACGGCGTCGCCGACGCCGCGACCCTCGACGCGGCCGTGCGCTCGGCCGGCTTCCGCATGGGTCCCCTCGAGCTGACCGACCTGATCGGCCAGGACGTCAACCTCGCGGTCGGCACCAGCGTCTGGGAGCAGACCGGACGCGACCCGCGCTACGCCCCGACCGCCCTGCAGCAGGACCTCGTCGCCGCCGGCCACCTGGGCCGCAAGACGGGTCGAGGCGTCTACACCTACGGCAGTGACGGCCGCCCGCTCGAGCCCGCTGCCGACCAGGCCCGGGTCGCCGAGCTGCTCGCCGGGCCCGTGGAGACCAACCCGGTCGCGCGCACCCTGGCGATGCTGGTCAACGAGGCGGTGGACCTCGTCCACCGCGGCGAGGCGAGCCCCGAGGACGTCGACACCGCCATGACCCTCGGCACCAACTACCCCAGGGGCCCCATCGCGTGGGGCCGTGAGATCGGGTATGCCGTGGTGGCGGACCAGCTCGCGACCCTCGACCGCGCGTTCCCGGGCGGACGGTACCGACCGAGCCCCGCCCTGGCGGGAGGCGGCGCCCGATGA